The proteins below are encoded in one region of Juglans microcarpa x Juglans regia isolate MS1-56 chromosome 4D, Jm3101_v1.0, whole genome shotgun sequence:
- the LOC121260488 gene encoding probable glutamyl endopeptidase, chloroplastic isoform X5, giving the protein MMHLHKVYHRSLSRLALSVSARSPPFSPSSLSLSPPAFLALRPFRNAFSSLKTASTMTASRFTNLVPINALAGEDNGGGASNGAVSSSSSNTAPNGNEDESTLGVGYCLPPPEIKDIVDAPPLPALSFSPHRNKILFLKRRALPPLAELARQEEKLAGIRIDGRYNTRSRMSFYTGIGIHQLMPDGTLGPEKEVHGYPAGAKINFVTWSLDGQHLAFSIRVDEEENTSGKLRVWVADVETGNARPLFQSPNIYLNAVFDNFVWVNNSTLVVSTIPLSRGAPPSKPSVPTGPKIQSNEQKNIIQVRTFQDLLKDEYDEDLFDYYTTTQLVLASVDGTVKEIGPPAVYTSMDPSPDGKYLLISSIHRPYSFIVLCGRFPKKVDLWTTDGKFVRELCHLPLAEDIPIVSNSVRKGMRSINWRADKPSTLYWVETQDGGDAKVEVSPRDIVYTQPAEPLEGEQPAILHQLDLRYGGISWCDNSLALVYESWYKTRRVRTWVVSPGSEDSSPRILFDRSSEDVYSDPGSPMLRRTPTGTYVIAKVNKENDESTYILLNGSGATPEGNIPFLDLFDINTGNKERIWQSDKEKYYETVVALMSDQKEGDLRLDQLKILTSKESKTENTQYYILIWPDKQARQITNFPHPYPQLASLQKEMIRYQRKDGVQLTATLYLPPGYDPSKDGPLPCLIWSYPGEFKSKDAAGQVRGSPNEFAGIGPTSPLLWLARRFAILSGPTIPIIGEGNEEANDRYIEQLVASAEAAVQEVIRRGVAHPNKISVGGHSYGAFMTANLLAHAPHLFCCGIARSGAYNRTLTPFGFQNEDRTLWEATTTYVEMSPFMSANRIKKPILLIHGEEDNNPGTLTMQSDRFFNALKGHGALCRLVILPFESHGYASRESIMHVLWETDRWLQKYCVSNNSDVNADVDPTSKDDSSKGATDSKSEAAAASGGGGPEASHFECEELHPRLSL; this is encoded by the exons ATGATGCACCTTCACAAAGTTTATCATCGTAGCCTCTCTCGCCTTGCTCTCTCCGTCTCTGCTCGCTCCCCTCCCTTTTCCCCTTCGTCTCTTTCCCTCTCGCCCCCCGCATTCCTTGCTCTCCGTCCCTTCAGAAACGCCTTTTCTTCCCTCAAAACCGCCTCCACCATGACCGCCTCTCGATTCACCAATCTCGTCCCCATCAACGCTTTGGCCGGTGAAGACAACGGCGGAGGAGCCTCCAACGGCGCcgtatcttcttcttcttccaataCTGCTCCCAATGGAAATGAAG ACGAGTCGACACTGGGAGTTGGATATTGTCTTCCTCCACCGGAGATCAAGGACATCGTGGATGCTCCCCCGCTTCCTGCATTGTCATTCTCGCCACACAGGAATAAGATACTGTTTCTTAAGCGGAGAGCTTTGCCTCCGTTGGCAGAACTAGCAAGACAGGAGGAAAAGTTGGCTGGTATTCGTATTGATGGAAGATATAATACTAGAAGTCGGATGTCATTCTATACGGGTATTGGAATTCATCAGTTAATGCCTGATGGTACCCTAGGGCCAGAGAAAGAGGTACATGGTTACCCTGCTGGTGCGAAGATCAATTTTGTTACGTGGTCACTTGATGGTCAGCATTTGGCATTCAGCATCCGAGTTGATGAGGAAGAAAACACTAGTGGTAAGCTTAGAGTATGGGTTGCTGATGTGGAGACTGGGAATGCTAGACCTTTGTTTCAGTCGCCCAATATCTATCTAAATGCGGTTTTTGACAATTTTGTTTGGGTAAACAATTCTACTCTGGTAGTTTCCACCATCCCCTTATCCCGTGGAGCCCCCCCAAGTAAACCTTCGGTTCCCACTGGCCCAAAGATACAATCCAATGAGCAGAAAAACATTATTCAAGTTAGGACTTTCCAGGATTTGCTTAAAGATGAATATGACGAAGATTTGTTCGACTACTATACAACTACACAACTTGTATTGGCTTCTGTGGATGGGACAGTGAAGGAAATCGGCCCACCAGCTGTGTATACATCAATGGACCCCTCCCCAGATGGGAAGTACCTTTTGATTAGTTCAATTCACAGACCATACTCTTTCATTGTACTGTGCGGAAGATTTCCTAAGAAGGTTGATTTGTGGACAACTGATGGGAAGTTTGTTAGGGAACTCTGTCATTTACCACTTGCTGAGGACATTCCCATTGTATCCAATAGTGTGCGAAAAGGGATGCGCTCTATCAATTGGAGAGCAGATAAGCCATCAACACTCTACTG gGTAGAGACGCAAGATGGAGGTGATGCGAAAGTGGAAGTTTCGCCCCGTGATATAGTTTATACACAGCCTGCTGAGCCACTAGAAGGTGAACAGCCAGCGATCTTACACCAACTTGATCTTCGTTACGG aGGCATTTCTTGGTGTGATAATTCGCTGGCTCTAGTTTATGAATCTTGGTACAAAACACGGCGAGTGAGAACCTGGGTGGTTTCTCCTGGATCTGAGGATTCTAGTCCACGTATTCTATTTGATAGATCATCAGAAGATGTGTACTCGGATCCTGGCTCTCCAATGCTACGGAGAACTCCCACCGGAACTTATGTGATTGCAAAGgtaaataaggaaaatgatgaaAGCACATATATTTTACTGAACGGAAGCGGTGCTACACCTGAAGGGAACATTCCATTCCTTGATCTGTTTGACAT AAATACAGGCAACAAAGAACGAATATGGCAGAGTGACAAAGAAAAGTATTATGAGACTGTTGTTGCTTTAATGTCTGATCAGAAAGAAGGGGATTTGCGTCTTGATCAGTTGAAAATACTGACTTCCAAAGAGTCAAAAACTGAAAACACCCAGTACTACATCCTGATCTGGCCAGATAAACAAGCACGTCAAATCACAAATTTCCCTCATCCCTACCCACAACTCGCATCATTGCAGAAAGAGATGATCAGGTATCAGAGAAAGGATGGGGTTCAACTTACTGCAACATTATATCTGCCACCAGGCTATGATCCATCAAAAGATGGCCCTCTTCCATGTCTGATTTGGTCTTACCCTGGAGAATTTAAAAGCAAAGATGCTGCTGGACAAGTTCGTGGTTCTCCTAATGAATTTGCTGGCATAGGTCCTACATCACCCCTCCTTTGGCTGGCTAGAAG GTTTGCAATTCTGTCAGGACCAACAATTCCTATTATTGGCGAGGGCAATGAGGAGGCAAATGACAG GTACATAGAGCAGTTGGTTGCGAGTGCGGAGGCTGCAGTCCAGGAAGTTATCCGACGTGGA GTGGCACATCCAAACAAAATCTCTGTCGGGGGACATTCCTATGGTGCATTCATGACTGCAAATCTCTTAGCACATGCCCCCCATCTTTTCTGTTGTGGAATTGCTCGCTCTGGTGCTTACAACAGAACACTTACTCCTTTTGGTTTTCAG AATGAAGACAGAACTCTTTGGGAGGCCACGACCACTTATGTGGAGATGAGTCCTTTCATGTCAGCTAATAGAATTAAGAAGCCAATATTGCTCATCCATGGAGAAGAAGACAATAATCCTGGAACTTTAACGATGCAG TCTGATCGTTTCTTCAACGCTCTGAAAGGTCACGGTGCCCTTTGTCGCCTAGTGATTCTTCCATTTGAGAGCCATGGCTATGCCTCACGGGAGAGTATCATGCATGTCCTCTGGGAAACTGATAGATGGCTACAGAAATATTGTGTGTCAAATAATTCTGATGTAAATGCAGATGTTGATCCCACATCTAAAGATGATTCAAGTAAAGGGGCTACTGATTCCAAAAGTGAAGCAGCTGCTGCTAGTGGAGGCGGTGGTCCAGAGGCATCACATTTTGAATGTGAAGAACTTCATCCAAGGTTATCATTATG A
- the LOC121260488 gene encoding probable glutamyl endopeptidase, chloroplastic isoform X3: protein MMHLHKVYHRSLSRLALSVSARSPPFSPSSLSLSPPAFLALRPFRNAFSSLKTASTMTASRFTNLVPINALAGEDNGGGASNGAVSSSSSNTAPNGNEDESTLGVGYCLPPPEIKDIVDAPPLPALSFSPHRNKILFLKRRALPPLAELARQEEKLAGIRIDGRYNTRSRMSFYTGIGIHQLMPDGTLGPEKEVHGYPAGAKINFVTWSLDGQHLAFSIRVDEEENTSGKLRVWVADVETGNARPLFQSPNIYLNAVFDNFVWVNNSTLVVSTIPLSRGAPPSKPSVPTGPKIQSNEQKNIIQVRTFQDLLKDEYDEDLFDYYTTTQLVLASVDGTVKEIGPPAVYTSMDPSPDGKYLLISSIHRPYSFIVLCGRFPKKVDLWTTDGKFVRELCHLPLAEDIPIVSNSVRKGMRSINWRADKPSTLYWVETQDGGDAKVEVSPRDIVYTQPAEPLEGEQPAILHQLDLRYGGISWCDNSLALVYESWYKTRRVRTWVVSPGSEDSSPRILFDRSSEDVYSDPGSPMLRRTPTGTYVIAKVNKENDESTYILLNGSGATPEGNIPFLDLFDINTGNKERIWQSDKEKYYETVVALMSDQKEGDLRLDQLKILTSKESKTENTQYYILIWPDKQARQITNFPHPYPQLASLQKEMIRYQRKDGVQLTATLYLPPGYDPSKDGPLPCLIWSYPGEFKSKDAAGQVRGSPNEFAGIGPTSPLLWLARRFAILSGPTIPIIGEGNEEANDRYIEQLVASAEAAVQEVIRRGVAHPNKISVGGHSYGAFMTANLLAHAPHLFCCGIARSGAYNRTLTPFGFQNEDRTLWEATTTYVEMSPFMSANRIKKPILLIHGEEDNNPGTLTMQSDRFFNALKGHGALCRLVILPFESHGYASRESIMHVLWETDRWLQKYCVSNNSDVNADVDPTSKDDSSKGATDSKSEAAAASGGGGPEASHFECEELHPRLSLCSLNYEV, encoded by the exons ATGATGCACCTTCACAAAGTTTATCATCGTAGCCTCTCTCGCCTTGCTCTCTCCGTCTCTGCTCGCTCCCCTCCCTTTTCCCCTTCGTCTCTTTCCCTCTCGCCCCCCGCATTCCTTGCTCTCCGTCCCTTCAGAAACGCCTTTTCTTCCCTCAAAACCGCCTCCACCATGACCGCCTCTCGATTCACCAATCTCGTCCCCATCAACGCTTTGGCCGGTGAAGACAACGGCGGAGGAGCCTCCAACGGCGCcgtatcttcttcttcttccaataCTGCTCCCAATGGAAATGAAG ACGAGTCGACACTGGGAGTTGGATATTGTCTTCCTCCACCGGAGATCAAGGACATCGTGGATGCTCCCCCGCTTCCTGCATTGTCATTCTCGCCACACAGGAATAAGATACTGTTTCTTAAGCGGAGAGCTTTGCCTCCGTTGGCAGAACTAGCAAGACAGGAGGAAAAGTTGGCTGGTATTCGTATTGATGGAAGATATAATACTAGAAGTCGGATGTCATTCTATACGGGTATTGGAATTCATCAGTTAATGCCTGATGGTACCCTAGGGCCAGAGAAAGAGGTACATGGTTACCCTGCTGGTGCGAAGATCAATTTTGTTACGTGGTCACTTGATGGTCAGCATTTGGCATTCAGCATCCGAGTTGATGAGGAAGAAAACACTAGTGGTAAGCTTAGAGTATGGGTTGCTGATGTGGAGACTGGGAATGCTAGACCTTTGTTTCAGTCGCCCAATATCTATCTAAATGCGGTTTTTGACAATTTTGTTTGGGTAAACAATTCTACTCTGGTAGTTTCCACCATCCCCTTATCCCGTGGAGCCCCCCCAAGTAAACCTTCGGTTCCCACTGGCCCAAAGATACAATCCAATGAGCAGAAAAACATTATTCAAGTTAGGACTTTCCAGGATTTGCTTAAAGATGAATATGACGAAGATTTGTTCGACTACTATACAACTACACAACTTGTATTGGCTTCTGTGGATGGGACAGTGAAGGAAATCGGCCCACCAGCTGTGTATACATCAATGGACCCCTCCCCAGATGGGAAGTACCTTTTGATTAGTTCAATTCACAGACCATACTCTTTCATTGTACTGTGCGGAAGATTTCCTAAGAAGGTTGATTTGTGGACAACTGATGGGAAGTTTGTTAGGGAACTCTGTCATTTACCACTTGCTGAGGACATTCCCATTGTATCCAATAGTGTGCGAAAAGGGATGCGCTCTATCAATTGGAGAGCAGATAAGCCATCAACACTCTACTG gGTAGAGACGCAAGATGGAGGTGATGCGAAAGTGGAAGTTTCGCCCCGTGATATAGTTTATACACAGCCTGCTGAGCCACTAGAAGGTGAACAGCCAGCGATCTTACACCAACTTGATCTTCGTTACGG aGGCATTTCTTGGTGTGATAATTCGCTGGCTCTAGTTTATGAATCTTGGTACAAAACACGGCGAGTGAGAACCTGGGTGGTTTCTCCTGGATCTGAGGATTCTAGTCCACGTATTCTATTTGATAGATCATCAGAAGATGTGTACTCGGATCCTGGCTCTCCAATGCTACGGAGAACTCCCACCGGAACTTATGTGATTGCAAAGgtaaataaggaaaatgatgaaAGCACATATATTTTACTGAACGGAAGCGGTGCTACACCTGAAGGGAACATTCCATTCCTTGATCTGTTTGACAT AAATACAGGCAACAAAGAACGAATATGGCAGAGTGACAAAGAAAAGTATTATGAGACTGTTGTTGCTTTAATGTCTGATCAGAAAGAAGGGGATTTGCGTCTTGATCAGTTGAAAATACTGACTTCCAAAGAGTCAAAAACTGAAAACACCCAGTACTACATCCTGATCTGGCCAGATAAACAAGCACGTCAAATCACAAATTTCCCTCATCCCTACCCACAACTCGCATCATTGCAGAAAGAGATGATCAGGTATCAGAGAAAGGATGGGGTTCAACTTACTGCAACATTATATCTGCCACCAGGCTATGATCCATCAAAAGATGGCCCTCTTCCATGTCTGATTTGGTCTTACCCTGGAGAATTTAAAAGCAAAGATGCTGCTGGACAAGTTCGTGGTTCTCCTAATGAATTTGCTGGCATAGGTCCTACATCACCCCTCCTTTGGCTGGCTAGAAG GTTTGCAATTCTGTCAGGACCAACAATTCCTATTATTGGCGAGGGCAATGAGGAGGCAAATGACAG GTACATAGAGCAGTTGGTTGCGAGTGCGGAGGCTGCAGTCCAGGAAGTTATCCGACGTGGA GTGGCACATCCAAACAAAATCTCTGTCGGGGGACATTCCTATGGTGCATTCATGACTGCAAATCTCTTAGCACATGCCCCCCATCTTTTCTGTTGTGGAATTGCTCGCTCTGGTGCTTACAACAGAACACTTACTCCTTTTGGTTTTCAG AATGAAGACAGAACTCTTTGGGAGGCCACGACCACTTATGTGGAGATGAGTCCTTTCATGTCAGCTAATAGAATTAAGAAGCCAATATTGCTCATCCATGGAGAAGAAGACAATAATCCTGGAACTTTAACGATGCAG TCTGATCGTTTCTTCAACGCTCTGAAAGGTCACGGTGCCCTTTGTCGCCTAGTGATTCTTCCATTTGAGAGCCATGGCTATGCCTCACGGGAGAGTATCATGCATGTCCTCTGGGAAACTGATAGATGGCTACAGAAATATTGTGTGTCAAATAATTCTGATGTAAATGCAGATGTTGATCCCACATCTAAAGATGATTCAAGTAAAGGGGCTACTGATTCCAAAAGTGAAGCAGCTGCTGCTAGTGGAGGCGGTGGTCCAGAGGCATCACATTTTGAATGTGAAGAACTTCATCCAAGGTTATCATTATG TTCTTTGAACTATGAGGTGTAG
- the LOC121260488 gene encoding probable glutamyl endopeptidase, chloroplastic isoform X4 encodes MMHLHKVYHRSLSRLALSVSARSPPFSPSSLSLSPPAFLALRPFRNAFSSLKTASTMTASRFTNLVPINALAGEDNGGGASNGAVSSSSSNTAPNGNEDESTLGVGYCLPPPEIKDIVDAPPLPALSFSPHRNKILFLKRRALPPLAELARQEEKLAGIRIDGRYNTRSRMSFYTGIGIHQLMPDGTLGPEKEVHGYPAGAKINFVTWSLDGQHLAFSIRVDEEENTSGKLRVWVADVETGNARPLFQSPNIYLNAVFDNFVWVNNSTLVVSTIPLSRGAPPSKPSVPTGPKIQSNEQKNIIQVRTFQDLLKDEYDEDLFDYYTTTQLVLASVDGTVKEIGPPAVYTSMDPSPDGKYLLISSIHRPYSFIVLCGRFPKKVDLWTTDGKFVRELCHLPLAEDIPIVSNSVRKGMRSINWRADKPSTLYWVETQDGGDAKVEVSPRDIVYTQPAEPLEGEQPAILHQLDLRYGGISWCDNSLALVYESWYKTRRVRTWVVSPGSEDSSPRILFDRSSEDVYSDPGSPMLRRTPTGTYVIAKVNKENDESTYILLNGSGATPEGNIPFLDLFDINTGNKERIWQSDKEKYYETVVALMSDQKEGDLRLDQLKILTSKESKTENTQYYILIWPDKQARQITNFPHPYPQLASLQKEMIRYQRKDGVQLTATLYLPPGYDPSKDGPLPCLIWSYPGEFKSKDAAGQVRGSPNEFAGIGPTSPLLWLARRFAILSGPTIPIIGEGNEEANDRYIEQLVASAEAAVQEVIRRGVAHPNKISVGGHSYGAFMTANLLAHAPHLFCCGIARSGAYNRTLTPFGFQNEDRTLWEATTTYVEMSPFMSANRIKKPILLIHGEEDNNPGTLTMQSDRFFNALKGHGALCRLVILPFESHGYASRESIMHVLWETDRWLQKYCVSNNSDVNADVDPTSKDDSSKGATDSKSEAAAASGGGGPEASHFECEELHPSSLNYEV; translated from the exons ATGATGCACCTTCACAAAGTTTATCATCGTAGCCTCTCTCGCCTTGCTCTCTCCGTCTCTGCTCGCTCCCCTCCCTTTTCCCCTTCGTCTCTTTCCCTCTCGCCCCCCGCATTCCTTGCTCTCCGTCCCTTCAGAAACGCCTTTTCTTCCCTCAAAACCGCCTCCACCATGACCGCCTCTCGATTCACCAATCTCGTCCCCATCAACGCTTTGGCCGGTGAAGACAACGGCGGAGGAGCCTCCAACGGCGCcgtatcttcttcttcttccaataCTGCTCCCAATGGAAATGAAG ACGAGTCGACACTGGGAGTTGGATATTGTCTTCCTCCACCGGAGATCAAGGACATCGTGGATGCTCCCCCGCTTCCTGCATTGTCATTCTCGCCACACAGGAATAAGATACTGTTTCTTAAGCGGAGAGCTTTGCCTCCGTTGGCAGAACTAGCAAGACAGGAGGAAAAGTTGGCTGGTATTCGTATTGATGGAAGATATAATACTAGAAGTCGGATGTCATTCTATACGGGTATTGGAATTCATCAGTTAATGCCTGATGGTACCCTAGGGCCAGAGAAAGAGGTACATGGTTACCCTGCTGGTGCGAAGATCAATTTTGTTACGTGGTCACTTGATGGTCAGCATTTGGCATTCAGCATCCGAGTTGATGAGGAAGAAAACACTAGTGGTAAGCTTAGAGTATGGGTTGCTGATGTGGAGACTGGGAATGCTAGACCTTTGTTTCAGTCGCCCAATATCTATCTAAATGCGGTTTTTGACAATTTTGTTTGGGTAAACAATTCTACTCTGGTAGTTTCCACCATCCCCTTATCCCGTGGAGCCCCCCCAAGTAAACCTTCGGTTCCCACTGGCCCAAAGATACAATCCAATGAGCAGAAAAACATTATTCAAGTTAGGACTTTCCAGGATTTGCTTAAAGATGAATATGACGAAGATTTGTTCGACTACTATACAACTACACAACTTGTATTGGCTTCTGTGGATGGGACAGTGAAGGAAATCGGCCCACCAGCTGTGTATACATCAATGGACCCCTCCCCAGATGGGAAGTACCTTTTGATTAGTTCAATTCACAGACCATACTCTTTCATTGTACTGTGCGGAAGATTTCCTAAGAAGGTTGATTTGTGGACAACTGATGGGAAGTTTGTTAGGGAACTCTGTCATTTACCACTTGCTGAGGACATTCCCATTGTATCCAATAGTGTGCGAAAAGGGATGCGCTCTATCAATTGGAGAGCAGATAAGCCATCAACACTCTACTG gGTAGAGACGCAAGATGGAGGTGATGCGAAAGTGGAAGTTTCGCCCCGTGATATAGTTTATACACAGCCTGCTGAGCCACTAGAAGGTGAACAGCCAGCGATCTTACACCAACTTGATCTTCGTTACGG aGGCATTTCTTGGTGTGATAATTCGCTGGCTCTAGTTTATGAATCTTGGTACAAAACACGGCGAGTGAGAACCTGGGTGGTTTCTCCTGGATCTGAGGATTCTAGTCCACGTATTCTATTTGATAGATCATCAGAAGATGTGTACTCGGATCCTGGCTCTCCAATGCTACGGAGAACTCCCACCGGAACTTATGTGATTGCAAAGgtaaataaggaaaatgatgaaAGCACATATATTTTACTGAACGGAAGCGGTGCTACACCTGAAGGGAACATTCCATTCCTTGATCTGTTTGACAT AAATACAGGCAACAAAGAACGAATATGGCAGAGTGACAAAGAAAAGTATTATGAGACTGTTGTTGCTTTAATGTCTGATCAGAAAGAAGGGGATTTGCGTCTTGATCAGTTGAAAATACTGACTTCCAAAGAGTCAAAAACTGAAAACACCCAGTACTACATCCTGATCTGGCCAGATAAACAAGCACGTCAAATCACAAATTTCCCTCATCCCTACCCACAACTCGCATCATTGCAGAAAGAGATGATCAGGTATCAGAGAAAGGATGGGGTTCAACTTACTGCAACATTATATCTGCCACCAGGCTATGATCCATCAAAAGATGGCCCTCTTCCATGTCTGATTTGGTCTTACCCTGGAGAATTTAAAAGCAAAGATGCTGCTGGACAAGTTCGTGGTTCTCCTAATGAATTTGCTGGCATAGGTCCTACATCACCCCTCCTTTGGCTGGCTAGAAG GTTTGCAATTCTGTCAGGACCAACAATTCCTATTATTGGCGAGGGCAATGAGGAGGCAAATGACAG GTACATAGAGCAGTTGGTTGCGAGTGCGGAGGCTGCAGTCCAGGAAGTTATCCGACGTGGA GTGGCACATCCAAACAAAATCTCTGTCGGGGGACATTCCTATGGTGCATTCATGACTGCAAATCTCTTAGCACATGCCCCCCATCTTTTCTGTTGTGGAATTGCTCGCTCTGGTGCTTACAACAGAACACTTACTCCTTTTGGTTTTCAG AATGAAGACAGAACTCTTTGGGAGGCCACGACCACTTATGTGGAGATGAGTCCTTTCATGTCAGCTAATAGAATTAAGAAGCCAATATTGCTCATCCATGGAGAAGAAGACAATAATCCTGGAACTTTAACGATGCAG TCTGATCGTTTCTTCAACGCTCTGAAAGGTCACGGTGCCCTTTGTCGCCTAGTGATTCTTCCATTTGAGAGCCATGGCTATGCCTCACGGGAGAGTATCATGCATGTCCTCTGGGAAACTGATAGATGGCTACAGAAATATTGTGTGTCAAATAATTCTGATGTAAATGCAGATGTTGATCCCACATCTAAAGATGATTCAAGTAAAGGGGCTACTGATTCCAAAAGTGAAGCAGCTGCTGCTAGTGGAGGCGGTGGTCCAGAGGCATCACATTTTGAATGTGAAGAACTTCATCCAAG TTCTTTGAACTATGAGGTGTAG